A DNA window from Seriola aureovittata isolate HTS-2021-v1 ecotype China chromosome 8, ASM2101889v1, whole genome shotgun sequence contains the following coding sequences:
- the zdhhc15b gene encoding palmitoyltransferase ZDHHC15B, whose amino-acid sequence MALSRGLRCCQRVFSWIPVLIITSVVLWSYYAYVFELCLFTLTNTLEKVVYLLVFHVCFVMFSWTYWKSIFTPAASPCKKFQLSYSDKQRYEMEERPDAQKQILVEIAKKLPIFTRAQSGAIRFCDRCQVLKPDRCHHCSVCETCVLKMDHHCPWVNNCVGFSNYKFFLLFLSYSMLYCVFIAATVFQYFLKFWVGDLPNRPAKFHVLFLMFVALMFFVSLMFLFGYHCWLVAKNRSTLEAFSAPVFVNGPDRNGFNVGIRKNLQQVFGEDRRLWFIPVFTSQGNGHYFPLKNRSSESQNPLLANEDMWEESDDGSEEGSLVEDQDPSVTIEMEE is encoded by the exons ATGGCTCTCTCCAGAGGTTTGAGGTGCTGTCAAAGGGTTTTCTCCTGGATACCTGTGCTTATTATAACCTCCGTGGTGTTGTGGTCATACTACGCCTACGTCTTTGAGCTATGTCTTT TTACACTCACCAACACATTGGAAAAAG TGGTCTATCTACTAGTATTTCATGTTTGCTTTGTGATGTTCTCCTGGACCTACTGGAAGTCCATCTTTACCCCTGCTGCATCACCATGCAAAAAG TTTCAGCTGTCATACTCAGACAAGCAAAGATACGAGATGGAGGAGAGGCCAGATGCCCAGAAACAAATCCTGGTTGAGATTGCAAAGAAACTGCCCATCTTCACTCGAGCTCAATCTGGAG CTATCAGGTTCTGTGACCGCTGCCAGGTACTGAAGCCTGACCGCTGTCACCACTGCTCAGTTTGTGAAAC atgtgtGTTGAAGATGGACCATCACTGTCCCTG gGTGAACAACTGTGTGGGCTTTTCCAACTACaagttttttctgcttttcctctccTACTCCATGCtgtactgtgtatttattgCGGCAACAGTCTTTCAGTATTTCCTCAAATTCTGGGTG GGGGACTTGCCAAATAGGCCCGCAAAGTTCCATGTCCTCTTCCTTATGTTTGTGGCGCTCATGTTCTTTGTCAGTCTCATGTTCCTCTTTGGCTATCACTGTTGGTTGGTGGCCAAGAACAGATCCACTTTAG AGGCCTTTTCAGCTCCAGTTTTTGTCAATGGACCAGACAGAAATGGCTTTAATGTTGGCATACGCAAAAACCTGCAGCAGGTATTTGGAGAAGATCGAAGACTTTGGTTCATCCCTGTCTTCACAAG CCAAGGGAACGGCCACTACTTCCCCTTGAAGAATCGGAGTTCTGAGTCCCAGAACCCCTTATTAGCTAATGAGGACATGTGGGAGGAGTCAGATGATGGCTCTGAGGAAGGAAGCTTAG tTGAGGACCAAGATCCGTCTGTTACAATAGAGATGGAGGAATAG
- the uprt gene encoding uracil phosphoribosyltransferase homolog, with protein MLCHDQHVNGVSGQEHPMKQVRFANNNNNSNSNSSSVPVVLTSPEPSDPTAQPVSQDNLGPQLKLLPLNDQIRELQTIIRDKTTSRGDFVFCADRLIRLVVEEGLNQLPYSECTVTTPTGYKYEGVKFERGNCGVSIMRSGEAMEQGLRDCCRSIRIGKILIQSDEETQKAKVYYAKFPPDVYRRKVLLMYPILSTGNTVIEAVRVLIEHGVQPKHIILLSLFSTPHGAKSIIQEFPDITILTTEVHPVAPTHFGQRYFGTD; from the exons ATGCTGTGCCATGATCAGCATGTGAACGGTGTCAGTGGACAGGAGCACCCGATGAAGCAAGTACGGTTtgcaaacaacaataacaacagcaacagcaacagcagcagtgtccCTGTAGTGCTGACCAGCCCTGAACCAAGTGATCCAACCGCGCAGCCAGTCAGCCAGGATAACCTGGGCCCTCAGCTCAAACTGCTTCCTCTGAACGACCAGATCCGTGAATTACAGACTATAATCAGAGACAA GACAACCAGCAGGGgagattttgtgttttgtgctgacAGACTG ATCAGGCTTGTAGTTGAAGAGGGCTTGAATCAGCTCCCCTACTCAGAATGCACTGTGACCACACCAACAG ggTACAAGTATGAAGGTGTCAAGTTTGAAAGAGGCAACTGTGGAGTTAGCATTATGAGAAGTG GTGAGGCCATGGAGCAGGGTCTCCGCGACTGCTGCCGCTCCATCCGGATTGGCAAGATCCTCATCCAGAGCGACGAAGAGACACAGAAGGCGAAGGTCTACTACGCCAAGTTCCCCCCAGACGTGTATAGAAGAAAAGTGCTGCTCATGTACCCCATCCTTA GTACAGGGAACACAGTGATTGAAGCGGTGAGGGTGCTGATAGAGCACGGAGTGCAGCCCAAACATATTATCCTCCTCAGCCTCTTCTCCACGCCTCACG GAGCCAAATCTATAATCCAGGAGTTCCCAGATATCACCATCTTGACCACAGAGGTTCACCCAGTGGCTCCGACACATTTTGGACAGAGGTACTTTGGTACTGACTAA